In Niallia sp. FSL W8-0635, one genomic interval encodes:
- the spoVID gene encoding stage VI sporulation protein D, with protein sequence MSQENSSILRFSLEESVWFQKGQEVADLLSISLDPNITIQENDQYIIIQGSLELSGEYKRYNEGEQEEDAFKAPKLIHSVMEREEGVCEFLHHFPVDITIPLARVTSLDDVEIEIDTFDYVFPERSCLNLTADLTISGLASEEEEEVEEEEVEEELELAWRSPVEDDVNDSIEEPVEIDVSPFQNVNPLLEEQREEQEVEDDIYSPFELEVRKSPDEEDDWSTNDPENVPYFSEASREEEVTPTEPEMKISLFRSEESVYSAEEVFQKPQQESSSESKEEEVVLEEEELEESSSSPNEEPKKKKGLFSKTKSLTFTEFFARKEEEKHTKVKVCIVQQGDTLEKLSNRYNVNIHTLLKENRMEANQDVYEGQVLYIPGNFIEN encoded by the coding sequence TTGTCTCAAGAGAATTCGTCTATTTTACGGTTTTCGCTGGAAGAGTCAGTTTGGTTTCAAAAAGGACAGGAAGTAGCAGATCTGCTTTCTATTTCGCTTGATCCCAATATAACAATCCAAGAGAACGATCAGTATATTATCATTCAAGGCTCTTTAGAGCTAAGTGGTGAGTACAAGCGCTACAATGAGGGGGAGCAAGAAGAGGATGCTTTTAAGGCTCCTAAATTAATTCATTCTGTAATGGAAAGAGAAGAAGGGGTATGTGAATTTTTGCATCATTTCCCTGTGGATATTACGATTCCCCTTGCAAGAGTAACAAGTCTTGATGATGTGGAAATTGAAATTGATACTTTTGATTATGTCTTTCCAGAAAGAAGCTGTTTAAATTTAACCGCAGATTTAACTATTTCAGGTCTTGCTTCTGAGGAAGAAGAGGAAGTAGAAGAAGAGGAAGTAGAAGAAGAATTAGAACTTGCATGGCGCAGTCCAGTGGAAGATGATGTAAATGATTCAATAGAAGAACCTGTGGAAATAGACGTTAGTCCATTCCAAAATGTTAATCCTTTATTAGAAGAGCAGAGAGAAGAACAGGAAGTAGAGGATGACATCTATTCTCCATTCGAATTAGAGGTTAGAAAGTCACCAGATGAAGAGGATGATTGGAGTACAAATGATCCTGAAAATGTACCATACTTTTCTGAGGCTTCTAGAGAAGAGGAAGTCACTCCTACAGAGCCAGAAATGAAGATTTCTTTATTCAGAAGTGAGGAAAGTGTGTATTCTGCCGAGGAAGTTTTTCAAAAGCCACAACAGGAATCTTCTTCTGAATCGAAAGAGGAGGAAGTTGTCCTTGAAGAAGAGGAACTGGAAGAATCATCATCATCTCCTAATGAGGAGCCTAAGAAGAAAAAAGGTCTATTTAGTAAAACAAAGTCCTTAACCTTTACAGAATTTTTTGCAAGAAAAGAAGAAGAGAAGCATACGAAAGTAAAGGTTTGTATTGTACAGCAAGGTGATACATTAGAAAAATTAAGTAATAGATATAATGTCAATATCCATACATTATTGAAAGAAAACAGAATGGAAGCGAATCAAGATGTCTATGAGGGGCAAGTTCTATATATTCCAGGAAACTTTATCGAGAATTAA